DNA from Anaerohalosphaeraceae bacterium:
ATGCCTCATACATTTCATCCATGCCCAATCGGCGCATCCATTCCTGCTCTTCCATCTGGCGTTCCAGCTGCCGCTGCAATTCCTCCTGTTCTTCCGGATCCAGGTCTTCTTCGAACTCCTGTCGGGTTGCCAGCCAGGCCTCCAGGGCCAAAAACCGGTTGGCCTCCGCTTCGTTGGCGACGGTGTCGGTGTATTCTTTGAGCCACTTGAGCCAGTTGAAGATTTTATACAATTCGCTGTGGATTTGATGGACGTTCTGTTCGCCTTCCTGAAGCCAGGCCAGCTCCTTCGGGCTGAGCAGCCATTCCAAAAGCCGCTGTTTCCATCGGGGACGTTTTTGTTTTGCCGTCATGTTATCACTCCTTTGCTGAAATTTTTTTTGTTTCATCTTTTTGCGTTGTAAATGATTCAAGCGGTCAACGGCGGCAAGGCGGAGGACGTCTCGGTTGGAATCGGACGTCCTCCGCTGTGCAGAGAGCCGGGGCTTTCCTACCAAGCCCTTCTGCCGCTTACTCTCCCCTCGCCTTGGGCATTCTCTGCACACCGCCTATCTCCAAGGAGAACGCTGCCGATTTAGTGCATGTGCCGGGACCGCCGGAAGGCGGGCGGCATCATTCTGCCTTGGCCGTGCTCGCGTCCGTCATTGGGGAACAAGGCCAGATGAATGACGGACTGTTCAAACCATAAGGCCTGCCCGAAAAGCTCATCGGACTGGAAGCGAAGTTCCTCTCCGAGTCCGACGGACTTGAACAGATGGGTTTGACATCGTTTCAGGCCGTCGAGAAAGAATCGGGCGTTTTTTTCGTCGAACGATTTTTCGGGTTCGTTTTTCTGCTGGAGCGCCTCGAGGGCATAAGCGGCGGTCAGGCGCGGCCAGATTTTTTTCAGGGTGTCGGGCTTGTCAAAAACATCCAGGATGAGCATTCGTCCGCCGACGGAGGCGGCGACGCCGCAGGCGCCTTCCGGATAAGCGAGGGCTTTTGTAAAATCCTCCCAGTTGTCTTTTTGACGGTCGTAAACATCTTTCATCGCTTTGGTTGGAGAATGGAGCTTAAATGCATGGAGCGCGTGTTCCACTTCGTCCCAGATTTCGCCCTGATCGGCCAGGGGTTGTCCGATGGAGCAGAGCGACTCGGTTACCCGGCGGGTTTTTGAGGCCCGTAATTTGGGAAACGAGAGGCCGCCGGAGATAAAATCGGGCCGGCAGTGATGCCAGCGGCCCTGCTCCACGCAGGAGACGGGGATATCCTGAACGGATTGTGCCTCCAGCAGGATTGTAGTATTCAGGATGCGGTTTTGCTTGGCTCCGACGAGTTCTTCGCCGTCGAGCAGGAGGATGCGGTGCGGACTTTTGTTTTTGACACGCAGGGTGTTGACCTGTCCGGCGGTGCTGACTTCCTGGACCGTCAGCAGTCCCTGTTCGAGGGCTTCAGAGGCCAGCAGATAGGAGACCGAGCCGTTCAGTCCGACCAGCGGAACCAGCGTCAAATTCCAGTACGTCAGCGGCGGTCTGGTTTGAATTGTTTCGGATAACTCTGCAAGAATTTGTACTCCCCTGACTTCTTCACTCATTTTTGTTTCTCCTGTTTCATTTGATTCGGCCTTCTGAATTCCGAGAGAAAGCGTGGCCTTCCTTTAAGATAATATGGGGATGGTCTGACAGAGCTGGTCAGGGGATTTTGTTTTGGGGGAGGCGAAGGGGGATGACAGGGCTGGTCAGCCCTACGATTTTTGGGGCCTGTGATTGAAAAAAGAGCTATGAGTAGGGGGTTGATGGGAAGAAAAAATTTTTAATTTTTTTGGTTCGCCGCGTATTGCTGAAGCATCAGCCGCAGTTCATCTTCGAGCTGCCGGATGAGGGAACGCGGTGTCAGGACTTGTGCGTGGGAGCCGAAGCTTAAAATCCAGCGAATCATCTCGGCACTGGGGGCGATTTCAAATTGAGCCAGCAGCCGGTCTCCGTGGTCTTCGAGGATGGTTTGGGAGGGGTGTCGGCGTGTTTCGCGGACGTTGGCGGCGGCCCAGCCGTCAAAACGGATGCGGATTTTGCATGGTGCAGCAGGTTCGGAGAAGATGCCGAAGCTGTCCTGTACATGCCGGACGAGGGAGAAGTCGGCAGGTCGGCGGAACGATTGGCCGGTGGTTTCGGCACTTTGGATGCGGCTGACCTTGAGGGTGCGGATTTCTTCGTATCGCTGCATCCAGCCGATGCAGTACAGGTCGCCGTCGAAAAATATCAACCCATAGGGCTGATAGAGGGTTTCGTAAGGCTCCGGGTGCCGGGTGGATTGATACCGGAGGCGAACGGTCTGAGAGTCCTGGACGGCACGGGTGAGGATTCGGATGATTTTGTCGTGAGCGGCGTAGGTGTTCAGGGCGGAGGTTTTGACCAGAAGATGCTCTTCAAGTCTGGAGAAGTATTCGAGAGTGCGGGGCGAGAGCATGGCCTTGATTTTCTCCAGGAGCGAGGCCAGACCTTCGCCGAATTGGGTGCCGGACAGAGGGGAAAGGAGTTTTTGGCTCAGGTAGATGCTGATCAGTTCCGTAGGGGTGAAAACAAGCCGGTCACTTTCGATAAAATGGCGGCTCAGTTTCCAGAAACGCTTTCCGAAATCCCTCTCTTCGTAGGTAATAGGAAAGCCCAGTTCGCGGAGGATATTTAAGTCCCGCAGGACCTGCCGCTGACTGCATTCGAGACGCTGGGCCAGTTCCTGACTGTCAATGCCGAAATAGACGGATTGGAGGGCTTTCAGGAGGTTCCACTGGCGCATCAGCGACTGGCCGCGTGACATGAGAGCTCCTTTCTATCTGCATCCTTCTTTTTTTCCTTCAAGACAGACAGTATAAAGAAAAGTTAGGTTTTAGACAAGGGGGCAGTTAATAGTTCTCAGCCATCAGTCATCGGTGAGCGGGGATTGGCTCAATAAGGTCTGTGAGTCCGTGCGGATAGAACAGGTGCACCGTTCTTAAGGGCGCTGGGCATAGGCGGCGACGTATTCCTGGAATTGTTTGAGCAGAGCGGCGGTGCAGGGACCGGGCCGGCCTGTTCCGACGGGGTTTCCGTCAAACTGAGTAATCGGCAGGATGTCTTTGGTTGTTACGGCCAGAAACAGCTCGTCCATTTGGGCGGCCTGCTGCGGCGTGACGGCCTGCTCGACAGGGGTCAGACCGGCATTGCGGGCGATTCGAAGGACTACCGCTCGTGTGATGGAAGGCAGAATCTCGGGGCCGAGGGGATGGGTATAGAGGGTTTTTTCCTTTCCGTTCACAGCAAAGAAGGCCGAGCCCGCTCCTTCGGTAATCAGCCCTTTGTCATTGACCAGAAGGGCTTCGGTGCATCCTTTTCGGTCGGCCTCGATGCGGGCCAGGACGTTCGGCAGCAGATTGAGGGATTTGATGTCGCAGCGTTTCCATCGCAGGTCCGGGTGCGTGCAGACACGAATGCCGAGCTGCTTTTTTTTCGGGTCGTCGTGAAGCTCCTGAACGGTCAGGAAAAAAGACGGTTTGAGATTCGGGCTGGGCAGATGTTCGCGGAGTTCACAGCCGCGGGTGAGGTGAAAATAGATTTTGGCGGTCCGGAAGCCGGCTTTTTCGAAGGCCTCGAGGATTCGCGAGCGAATTTGGGCGATGTCAAAACCGCTCAGCTGGATTTCTGCAGCGCTTCGTTCAAAGCGGGCCAGATGCTCCTCGAGGGCGAAAATGCGTCCGTGGTAGCTGCGGAGGACTTCATAGACTCCGTCACCGAAGAAAAGCCCGCGGTCCATTTTGTCCAGCGGGACTTCAGTGAGCGGTAGCAGGTTTTCATTCAGAACAGCCAATTCCATAGCCAATTCTCCGGTCGAAATTTGTAAAACAGGTATCATAGAATATCGTCTGTTGTTTGGCAATGGATAAGATTTGCTGTCGGCCGGCGGACAAAGGGAAGGGTTGTTGTGCGGCAACCTCTTTTTGGGCAAGGACTTGCGATTTTTAAAAATGCCGACAAAAAAGACTTTACAAGAAGATTAAAAAAATCTACAATGCTTGATTCTTATGGGTTTGTGATTGAACACGGTTATTTGACAGATGAGGACAAAGATGTACGCGATTATTGAACAAGGCGGCAAGCAATATAAAGTCGTACAGGGGGATATGCTTCGGATTGAGCTGACGGATGCGCCGGCGGACGCCCAGACGATTCAGCTGGACAAGGTGCTGCTGGTGCGGGACGGGGATTCGATTCGAATCGGCGAGCCGTATGTGAAGGGGGCTAAAGTGACGGCCCGGTTTCAGGGGACGGCCGAAGAGTCGGTGGTTAAAGGCCCCAAACTGTACCCGATGTATTTCCGGCGGCGCAAGAACTCCCGGAAGAAAATCGGACATCGACAGAAATATCAGCAGGTTGTGATTGAGCGGATTGAAGCATAAACGGGCCTGGTGAAACGGGGTTGAGGAACTCCAACCTGCCTGCGGACAGCGGGCAGGTTTTTTTATACTCAAACGGACTGAGACAGCAAAAGAAAGGCCAAAAACGCCTTGGGGAAGCTCGAGGAGCAGGGAATCGCGAAAGGGAGAGTATGCGGGATTTTTGGATGGTTTTTGTTCCGCTGTTTGTGGCCGTGGATGCAATGGGAATTCTTCCGATTTATTTGGGGCTTGTTGAGGGAGTGCCTCAAGCAGAGCGAAAACGCGTAGTCAAGCAGTCTTTTGTGACTGCTTTGACTGTGGCGGTCGGATTTGTTTTTCTGGGCAAGGGGGTCTTTCGATTTTTGGGGATCAGTGTTTCTGATTTTATGGTGGCCGGCGGGGCGCTGCTCTTTATCATAGCGACATTGGATTTGACTTCGGGGACCAAGTTTGCCCGCCGGGTGGATACGCTGGGGGCGGTTCCGCTGGGGGTGCCGCTGATTGTGGGACCGGCGGTGCTGACGACCAGTCTGATGCTGGTGGATGTGCACGGGCTGGCGGCGACCCTGTCGGCGGTGCTGTTGAATCTGGTGCTGGCGGTCGGCATTCTGCTGACAGCAGATTTCTGGAATCGGCTGCTGGGTTCTACAGGGTCGCAGGCACTTTCCAAGGTGGCCAGTCTGATTCTGGCGGCGATTGCCGTGATGATGATTCGCCGGGGCCTGCTGGGGATTTTCCCGGGCTGGGGCGGAGGTGTTTAGGGATTGTCGAGCAGTTCCTGGGGGTGTTCAAGCATCTTTTTGATATGGTCAAGGAACTGGGCAGCCTCTGCGCCGTTGACAATGCGGTGATCCACCGATAGGGTGAGGGTCATTCGTTTTCGGATTTGGATTTGGTTGCCGTCGGGGACGCATTGTTCCCGGATTCGTCCGACGCCCAAGATGGACGTCTGACCAGGGATGACGATTGGGATAAAGGAATCGATGCCGTAGCCGCCCAGATTGCTGATGGTCATCGAGCCGCCGTCGAGGTCTTCGGGACGCAGGGCGTTTCGCCGGGCCCGGTTGACCAGGTCTTCCACGGCGACGGAAATCTGGGGCAAAGACAGGGTATCCACTGCCCGCAGGACTGGGGCGACAACTCCCTGTTCGGAGGCAACGGCAAGGCCGATGTCAATTTGGGGGGCCAGTTCAATTGTATCTGTTCCCAGACGTCCTGTTAAAATGGGGTAGCGCCGGAGGGAAACGGCGGCGGCTTTCAGGAGAAAGTCGTTATAAGACAGATTGCCTCCTTTTGGCTTGAGGGTATCCCGCAATTGAACCAATTCCGTTACATCGACCTGCAGATTCAGGTAAAAGCATGGGATTTGGCGCTTGGAGAGGAGCATTCTTTGGGCTACGACGGCCTGCCAGCGTGTAAAAGGGACTTTTTTGCCGGGTTTGAACTGCGCAGGCGCAACGGCACCGGAGGTTTGGAATGCCTCGACGGCTTCCTGGGGTCTGATGAGGGAGAGGGTTTCCGGAATTCGCAGAAGGTCTGCAGGAGAAACGGAATGAGCAAGAGGAGCGGCGGGTTCGAGAACCCTTTCGCGGGCGGTTTGAACCTGTTGTTTGAGTTTTTCCAGCCGTTCGGGGTCGATAGGCCGGCCGTCTTCGGTAAGGACAAAGAGAGGAGTATCCACCGGAAGGGTGACCGGCGGCTCGACGAGGACAGCGCGTATGGTTCCATCGGCGGGGGATTCAATCTGCATAGCCGCCTTGTCTGTTTCGATATCGGCCAGGACCTGGCCTTTGCTGACTTTTTGCCCGACCTGGACATGAACGGCCACTATCACGGCCTGTTCCATCGTACGCCCCAATCGAGGCAGAAGAATTTCAATTGCCATCCGCAGATTCCTGTTTTTCGATTTGTTTTGTCTCGAATACAGGAATTGTATATACCGGCCGAGGAGATGGCCTGCAAGTTTTTTTTGTGTCTTAATTTCTCGCGTACTGGATGAGAGCGGGGGCGATTTTGTCGAGCGGCAAAACAACCTCGGCGGCATCCAGTTTGATGGCCTCTTTGGGCATACCGAAGACGATGCAGGTGGCCTCATCCTGGGCAATGGTGTGGGCACCGGCCTGTCTCATGGCCAGCAGTCCTTTGGCGCCGTCGTTGCCCATGCCGGTAAGAATAGCGCCGACGGCGTTGGGGCCGGCGTATTTGGCGACGGAGTTGAAAAGGACTTCAACGCTGGGTTTCTGATGACAGACGGCCGGGCCGTCTTTGATGGAGACATAGTAATTGGCACCGGAACGCTGGAGGACCATGTGATAGCCGCCGGGGGCGATGAGGACTCTGCCTGGGATGACAGAGTCGCCGTCGGCGGCCTCTTTGACCTGAACTTTGCATTCGCTGTTGAGCCGCTCCGCGAAGGAATGGGTGAACTGGGCGGGCATATGCTGGACGACGACGGTTCCCGGGCAATCCGGCGGCAGGGCGGACAGGACACAGGTAAGGGCCTGCACGCCGCCGGTGGAGGCGCCGATAGCCAGGATTTTGTTTGTGGTTTCGAGCATCGAGGCGGATTCGAGGGGCTTGATCGGCTCGCTCTGTGTCGCGACGGGTTTGGGATAACGGCCTTTGGGAATGGCCAGAATGGTTTCGCAAAGCTGTTTGCAGGCATCTCCTACTGAGTAGGAAGGACCGGGCTTGGCCAGCACTTCGACAGCCCCGGAGGCGAGGGCTTCGATGGCGGTTTTGCTGCCCTGGGGGGTCAGAGAGCTGAAGATAATAACCGGCATCGGATGATACTTCATCAGTTTTTTGAGGAATGTAACGCCGTCCATTCGGGGCATTTCGACGTCCAGAATCAGCACATCAGGGTTGAGCTGGACGATTTTGTCCCGGGCGATATAGGGATCGGGAGCAGTGGCAATAACTTCAATAGATGGATGGGCTCCCAGCTGAGTGCTGAGGATTTTTCGAACAATCGCGGAATCGTCAACGATCAGAACTTTGGTTGTTTCAAGTGCTGCAGGGGACATGGGCGATTCCTTTAAAGATTTTTTTCAATTCCGCCGCTTTTAACCACGACGGTACCGTCATTCATATACAGATAGAGATTGCGGGGCTGGTCACCGCCGACATCGTGCCCTTTGAGCAGAAGGCCGTATTTCCAGAGGACCTTTCGAAGGGCCAGAAAGTTTCGCTTGCCGATGTCAAACCCCTGGGGCCCGGCTTTCATGGCAGCGCCGCCGGCAGCCTTTACAATGAGCCGATATTTATCCGCGCCGAGTTTTTGAAGATTCGCCAGGAGAACATCCATGCCGGTATCGCAGAACAGGAACGGTTCAACTTCAGCCCGTCGGGGGTCCATTGCGGATTCCGGCAGCTGGTAGTGAATCATTCCGCCGACGGTCAAGGCAGGGTCATAGACAGTCACGGCTATGCAGGAACCGAGGGAATAGGTCACCAGGACCGAATCCGCATCGGTGGCGATGCGGGCGTCTGACACCTGGACCACAATGTTCTTTTTCACGGCGGTTAGCATATTTATTTCCTGTAGATGGTTGGCTGCACGTATTGGAACGAATGCCGAATGCCGGTCAGGGACTCGGAATGGCCGGTGAAGAAATGCCCGCCGATATCGAGGACATCCCAAAAACGGTTGACGAGTTTTTCCTGTGTGGGCTTGTCGAAGTAGATCATCACATTTCGGCAGAAGATAAAGTCAAAGGGACCGCGGAAAGGCCAGGGGTCCATCAGATTCAGATATTTAAACGTAAGAATGCTTCGGACCAAAGGGGCGACTTCATAGTACACCTCACCGTTTTTTTCTTTGTGCGGGAGGAGGTAGCGCCTTTTGAGGTCAGTCGAAACAGCGGCGACACGCTGTGATTCGTAGAGCCCCTGCTGGGCCATCTGAAGGACCCGTGTTGAGATATCCGTGGCCAGAATCCGTATATCCCAGGTCTGGTTTTTAGGGATTGCTTCCAGCAGGGTGATGGCCATCGAGTAGGGTTCTTCCCCGGAGGAACATCCTGCACTCCAGGCACGGATTCGAAGGCGGCCGATTTTCTGCTTTTTGGCAATCAGTTCCGGCAGAAACTTCTGTGTGAGGTATTCAAAGTGTTTGGGTTCGCGGAAAAAACTGGTCAGGTTGGTGCTGATCTGGTCAATCATTTCATAAAAGGTTTTTCCGCCGACATCCTGAAGCACGAAGTCAATGTACTCATCGTAGGATTTCAGGTTGTATTTTCGAAGCATTTTGGCCAGGCGGGCGCGGACAAGTTCCTTTTTGCCCTCATGAAGATTGATGCCGCAGTGCTCATAGACCAGCCGGCAAATGCGGGCAAACTGCTCATCCGTCAGAATCAGTTCGTCTAAGATCGGCTGGATTAAGGTCATATGCTTCCCTCACAGATTTGCATCGGGGTCCTGGGCCAGTTCGAGGAGCCCCGGTACATCGAGAATCAAGCTGATTTGGCCGTCACCCATGATGGCGCCGCCGGAAACCCCTTTGATTTTGCCTAAGCCGCGAAGGGATTTAATAACGACCTGCTGCTGGCCGAGCAGGTCATCGACCTGCAGGCAGCATCGCCGGCTTCCTTCTCCGACGACCACCAGAAGGGCCTGTTCGGGTTCTTCCACCGCACCGGCGATGCGGAACAGCTTGTAGAGCGGAATCAGCGGATGGAGCTGGCCGCGAATCATCACGACTTTAGAGCGGTTTCGAATCGTGGATATCTGGTCCGGCGTCGGACGCAAACTCTGAATGACTGAATTGATCGGGATGATATACCGCTGGGAGCCGATGGTGACGATTTGTCCGTCAATAATGGCCAGCGTTAAAGGAAGCCGGAGCGAAAAGATTGTTCCTTTGTCCGGCGCCGTTTTCATTTCGATTTTTCCGTTGAGGGCGTCGATATTTTTCTTGACGACATCCATTCCAACGCCTCGGCCGGAGATTTCGGTGACCTTGTCGGCGGTGGAAAAACCGGGCTTGAAAATCAGATTCAGCAGCTCTTCTTCCGTCAATTCCTGATGTTCGGAAATCAGCCCTTTTTCGAGGGCTTTTTTGCGGATTTTTTCGGCGTTCAGCCCCCGGCCGTCATCCTCGATTTCGATAACAATGCTGCCGGCCTGATGGTAGGCCGACAGACGCAGCAGCCCCTGAGGGGATTTGCCTTTTTTGACGCGCTCCTCCGGCGGTTCGATGCCGTGGTCGATGGAGTTTCGCACCATATGAATCAGCGGGTCGGTAATCTTGTCCACGATGGTGCGGTCCAGCTCGGTTTCTTCTCCGGAGGTCTGGAAGTTGATGGGTTTTCCGGCTTTTTGGGAGAGGTCGCGGACGAGCCGGGCCATTTTCTGAAAGGCGCCCTGCATCGGAATCATCCGCATGGACATGGACAATTCCTGCAGGTCGCGGACGATTTTGGACTGGCTGGCGACCTTTCGGTAGAGGTCGCTGTCGGTGTGGCAGGTTTTGCTGACCTCTTCGGAAATCATCAGCTGAGCGACGGCCAATTCGCCGGTCATATTGATTAGGTTATCCAGACGTTTGGTGCTGACTTTGATGGTTTCTCGAGCGGCGGCAGAGGCCGCAACGGAGGAAACGGCGGTTTTTGTCTGGGATTCGGGCTGAAGAATAGGTTCAAGCTGGATGTCCTGTTGGATGTCTGAGGGGGCCGACACAGGTTCCGGCTGGAGTCTGCCTTCGACGCAGTCCTGAATTCTCTGAATCAGAGAAGGCAGGTCTTTCGGAGCTGGGATGGGTTGATTTTGAGCCAATCCGGCTTCGAGGTCCTTGAGCATGGTTTTGAGCATGTCGATGGAGCCGAAGGCCAGGTTGCTGGCGGCGCCGGACATTGTCAGAGTGCCTTTGCGAGCGCGGTCAAGCAGGTTTTCGGAGACATGAGCCAGCCGATTGATGGCGGTCAGATTCAGGAAGCCGGCCATGCCCTTGATAGTATGGAAGCCGCGGAAAATCTGGTTCAGTGTTTCGGTATTGGTCGGGTCATTTTCGAGATTTAAAAGGGCTGTTTCCGCCGATTCAAGATGCTCGCGGGATTCATTGAGGAAATCCTGAACCAGCGGGGCATCATCGGGGGCGATAACAGTCGGAGGGAACTCCGATGTTTCCGCCGGAGCAGCCGGGGACGTTGAGACGGCGGCGGCAGAACCGGGTGCAGAGGAGAGGGACTGGGTGAGCGTCTGCAGCTGACTAACGGCCTTTGTGAGCTCCTGAAGCACTTGTTCGGAGGACTGGAGTTCCTGTCGAAGGAGTTTTTCAATCTGTTCGGCTCCCAGATGGGCCAGGGATTGGGCCTGGAGACGGGAGGATTCCTCACAGCCGCTGAGGGCTTTGACGGCCTCTTCAATTTGTTTGAAGACGCCGGCGATTTCCTCGATGTCGCGTGTATCCTGCGGGTCCAGCAGGGGGATTTTTCCGGCGGCCTGTTCAATCAGTTCCGTGATTTTTCCTGTCTTTTCCATAAGGGTTTACTCGTTTTTTGTGCATTCCTTTTTTATTTCCGGCTGACAGGCGGACGAGCCGCCGGACAGCGTTTTGAGCAGCGTTTGAAAGATTTCCGTAACGGTAACCAGTCCCGCGACTGTGCCGCCGGCGTCCTGAATGGGTACGGCGCGGATTTGATGACGGCACATGGTTTCCATGATTTTCCAGAGAGGCGTATCCGGTGAGGCTGTATGGACGGGCCGGCTCATAAACCATCGGATGCGAATCTGCAAAGAGGCCTCATCCAGCGGGCGTCGGTATTCTTCGAATGGAGAACGAAGATAGGGGCTGAGGGCTGCGTTGACATCTCCCCGGGAGAGAATGCCGGCCAACTGGTCTTTTTCCTCCACCAAAGCATAGCGTGCATTGCTCTGCTGCATCCGCTGGAGAGCGGTTTCCACTGAGTCATTGGGAGAAAGCCAGAGAGGTTTTGGGTTCATAAAGATACGAGCCGGACAGTTCAGAACGGCTGCGTCCAGCGGAGCGGAGGGAACATCGCCGTTCGGATTGAATTGAACAAGCTGCTGAATAGCATTCCAGACCGGATGCGATTCGGAGGTTTGGAGATTTTCCGGAGTGGCCGACGCGGCTGCGGCGGGTTCGGAAGTTTGCGGCGGTTGGCTTGCAGCCGGCTCGGGCTGCGCGGGTGCGGTTTCGGGAGTAGAAGCAGATTCCGACGGAGTCTGTGCGAGGGCTTCCTCCGGAGCCGGTTCTTCTTTTGGCGGCTCGAAGAGAGCGGCCGGAAAGACCGCGGCTCCGTGGAAGGGCGGATAATCC
Protein-coding regions in this window:
- a CDS encoding chemotaxis protein CheD; translation: MLTAVKKNIVVQVSDARIATDADSVLVTYSLGSCIAVTVYDPALTVGGMIHYQLPESAMDPRRAEVEPFLFCDTGMDVLLANLQKLGADKYRLIVKAAGGAAMKAGPQGFDIGKRNFLALRKVLWKYGLLLKGHDVGGDQPRNLYLYMNDGTVVVKSGGIEKNL
- the rplU gene encoding 50S ribosomal protein L21; the protein is MYAIIEQGGKQYKVVQGDMLRIELTDAPADAQTIQLDKVLLVRDGDSIRIGEPYVKGAKVTARFQGTAEESVVKGPKLYPMYFRRRKNSRKKIGHRQKYQQVVIERIEA
- a CDS encoding chemotaxis response regulator protein-glutamate methylesterase, with the translated sequence MSPAALETTKVLIVDDSAIVRKILSTQLGAHPSIEVIATAPDPYIARDKIVQLNPDVLILDVEMPRMDGVTFLKKLMKYHPMPVIIFSSLTPQGSKTAIEALASGAVEVLAKPGPSYSVGDACKQLCETILAIPKGRYPKPVATQSEPIKPLESASMLETTNKILAIGASTGGVQALTCVLSALPPDCPGTVVVQHMPAQFTHSFAERLNSECKVQVKEAADGDSVIPGRVLIAPGGYHMVLQRSGANYYVSIKDGPAVCHQKPSVEVLFNSVAKYAGPNAVGAILTGMGNDGAKGLLAMRQAGAHTIAQDEATCIVFGMPKEAIKLDAAEVVLPLDKIAPALIQYARN
- a CDS encoding chemotaxis protein CheA — encoded protein: MEKTGKITELIEQAAGKIPLLDPQDTRDIEEIAGVFKQIEEAVKALSGCEESSRLQAQSLAHLGAEQIEKLLRQELQSSEQVLQELTKAVSQLQTLTQSLSSAPGSAAAVSTSPAAPAETSEFPPTVIAPDDAPLVQDFLNESREHLESAETALLNLENDPTNTETLNQIFRGFHTIKGMAGFLNLTAINRLAHVSENLLDRARKGTLTMSGAASNLAFGSIDMLKTMLKDLEAGLAQNQPIPAPKDLPSLIQRIQDCVEGRLQPEPVSAPSDIQQDIQLEPILQPESQTKTAVSSVAASAAARETIKVSTKRLDNLINMTGELAVAQLMISEEVSKTCHTDSDLYRKVASQSKIVRDLQELSMSMRMIPMQGAFQKMARLVRDLSQKAGKPINFQTSGEETELDRTIVDKITDPLIHMVRNSIDHGIEPPEERVKKGKSPQGLLRLSAYHQAGSIVIEIEDDGRGLNAEKIRKKALEKGLISEHQELTEEELLNLIFKPGFSTADKVTEISGRGVGMDVVKKNIDALNGKIEMKTAPDKGTIFSLRLPLTLAIIDGQIVTIGSQRYIIPINSVIQSLRPTPDQISTIRNRSKVVMIRGQLHPLIPLYKLFRIAGAVEEPEQALLVVVGEGSRRCCLQVDDLLGQQQVVIKSLRGLGKIKGVSGGAIMGDGQISLILDVPGLLELAQDPDANL
- a CDS encoding protein-glutamate O-methyltransferase CheR, translating into MTLIQPILDELILTDEQFARICRLVYEHCGINLHEGKKELVRARLAKMLRKYNLKSYDEYIDFVLQDVGGKTFYEMIDQISTNLTSFFREPKHFEYLTQKFLPELIAKKQKIGRLRIRAWSAGCSSGEEPYSMAITLLEAIPKNQTWDIRILATDISTRVLQMAQQGLYESQRVAAVSTDLKRRYLLPHKEKNGEVYYEVAPLVRSILTFKYLNLMDPWPFRGPFDFIFCRNVMIYFDKPTQEKLVNRFWDVLDIGGHFFTGHSESLTGIRHSFQYVQPTIYRK
- a CDS encoding dihydrolipoamide acetyltransferase family protein: MAIEILLPRLGRTMEQAVIVAVHVQVGQKVSKGQVLADIETDKAAMQIESPADGTIRAVLVEPPVTLPVDTPLFVLTEDGRPIDPERLEKLKQQVQTARERVLEPAAPLAHSVSPADLLRIPETLSLIRPQEAVEAFQTSGAVAPAQFKPGKKVPFTRWQAVVAQRMLLSKRQIPCFYLNLQVDVTELVQLRDTLKPKGGNLSYNDFLLKAAAVSLRRYPILTGRLGTDTIELAPQIDIGLAVASEQGVVAPVLRAVDTLSLPQISVAVEDLVNRARRNALRPEDLDGGSMTISNLGGYGIDSFIPIVIPGQTSILGVGRIREQCVPDGNQIQIRKRMTLTLSVDHRIVNGAEAAQFLDHIKKMLEHPQELLDNP
- a CDS encoding aminotransferase class IV; this translates as MELAVLNENLLPLTEVPLDKMDRGLFFGDGVYEVLRSYHGRIFALEEHLARFERSAAEIQLSGFDIAQIRSRILEAFEKAGFRTAKIYFHLTRGCELREHLPSPNLKPSFFLTVQELHDDPKKKQLGIRVCTHPDLRWKRCDIKSLNLLPNVLARIEADRKGCTEALLVNDKGLITEGAGSAFFAVNGKEKTLYTHPLGPEILPSITRAVVLRIARNAGLTPVEQAVTPQQAAQMDELFLAVTTKDILPITQFDGNPVGTGRPGPCTAALLKQFQEYVAAYAQRP
- a CDS encoding CBS domain-containing protein, whose translation is MEQQTAQTIPLETLVPQVSTVSMQTFCEDMDGMLGISIGCALCQAVPGTVDKLKVFFPKFAAVYSVRAEGSLSGRFDLLLDKNALFLLSGTIVMLPADKIKEQCKQGTLEQALKLSDTVKEIGNLIVGAWDRMFREQLPGHKHLLQTNTQILNPWDKPSEVFGFKEDTTCLLIVWEMTVGDYPPFHGAAVFPAALFEPPKEEPAPEEALAQTPSESASTPETAPAQPEPAASQPPQTSEPAAAASATPENLQTSESHPVWNAIQQLVQFNPNGDVPSAPLDAAVLNCPARIFMNPKPLWLSPNDSVETALQRMQQSNARYALVEEKDQLAGILSRGDVNAALSPYLRSPFEEYRRPLDEASLQIRIRWFMSRPVHTASPDTPLWKIMETMCRHQIRAVPIQDAGGTVAGLVTVTEIFQTLLKTLSGGSSACQPEIKKECTKNE
- a CDS encoding MarC family protein gives rise to the protein MRDFWMVFVPLFVAVDAMGILPIYLGLVEGVPQAERKRVVKQSFVTALTVAVGFVFLGKGVFRFLGISVSDFMVAGGALLFIIATLDLTSGTKFARRVDTLGAVPLGVPLIVGPAVLTTSLMLVDVHGLAATLSAVLLNLVLAVGILLTADFWNRLLGSTGSQALSKVASLILAAIAVMMIRRGLLGIFPGWGGGV
- a CDS encoding transcriptional regulator; protein product: MSRGQSLMRQWNLLKALQSVYFGIDSQELAQRLECSQRQVLRDLNILRELGFPITYEERDFGKRFWKLSRHFIESDRLVFTPTELISIYLSQKLLSPLSGTQFGEGLASLLEKIKAMLSPRTLEYFSRLEEHLLVKTSALNTYAAHDKIIRILTRAVQDSQTVRLRYQSTRHPEPYETLYQPYGLIFFDGDLYCIGWMQRYEEIRTLKVSRIQSAETTGQSFRRPADFSLVRHVQDSFGIFSEPAAPCKIRIRFDGWAAANVRETRRHPSQTILEDHGDRLLAQFEIAPSAEMIRWILSFGSHAQVLTPRSLIRQLEDELRLMLQQYAANQKN